A single Lactuca sativa cultivar Salinas chromosome 8, Lsat_Salinas_v11, whole genome shotgun sequence DNA region contains:
- the LOC111918320 gene encoding uncharacterized protein At3g61260, whose product MRSVDDKGCVNPVSSHELSGAGGGGGHRHHTALGKPTPSKWDDAQKWLVKLSRGGDKAHSNHAPPRNSNADDRRLIAPVPKKEYPSSEEEGVDGGIETKKMDHDDSLWRSNENPGTIVRSICVRDMGTEMTPMASQEPSRTATPVRAMSPVASGSSTPVRPNGADVGGPTRFGRERVDPNIAENKTIHQDAKLNPLENRAMAWDEAELAKYMARYKREEVKIQAWENHEKRKAEMEMKRMEAKAERLKSRAQEKYTNKLASTRRIAEEKRAKAEVNLNEQAVKTSERADYIRRTGHLPSSFSIKLPSSCFLHKFQCI is encoded by the exons ATGAGGTCAGTTGACGACAAGGGTTGCGTGAATCCTGTGTCAAGTCATGAACTTTCCGGCGCCGGCGGTGGTGGTGGTCATCGGCACCATACAGCTCTAGGCAAACCGACACCATCAAAATGGGACGATGCCCAGAAATGGTTAGTCAAGTTATCTAGAGGCGGAGACAAGGCTCACTCAAACCACGCGCCACCACGTAACTCAAACGCAGACGATAGAAGATTAATAGCACCTGTTCCTAAAAAAGAGTACCCAAGTAGCGAGGAGGAAGGAGTTGATGGAGGAATCGAAACAAAAAAAATGGATCATGATGATTCATTGTGGAGATCTAATGAGAACCCTGGGACAATAGTTAGATCGATTTGTGTTAGAGATATGGGAACCGAAATGACTCCAATGGCTAGCCAGGAGCCTTCAAGAACCGCTACACCGGTTCGAGCCATGAGCCCTGTAGCCTCTGGGTCTTCGACTCCGGTTAGACCAAATGGTGCTGATGTTGGTGGGCCCACAAGATTTGGTCGAGAAAGGGTCGACCCAAATATTGCTGAGAACAAAACGATTCATCAAGATGCTAAGCTTAATCCTCTTGAAAACCGAGCAATGGCTTGGGATGAAGCCGAACTTGCAAAGTACATGGCAAG ATACAAACGCGAAGAAGTGAAGATACAAGCATGGGAGAATCACGAAAAGCGGAAAGCCGAAATGGAAATGAAAAGAATGGAG GCCAAGGCAGAAAGATTGAAATCCCGAGCACAAGAGAAGTATACGAACAAACTTGCATCAACGAGGAGGATTGCTGAAGAGAAAAGAGCAAAAGCGGAGGTGAATTTGAATGAACAGGCAGTGAAAACTTCTGAAAGAGCAGATTACATAAGAAGAACAGGGCACCTGCCTTCTTCTTTCTCAATTAAGCTGCCTTCTAGCTGTTTTTTGCATAAGTTTCAGTGTATTTAG